The following DNA comes from Haloarchaeobius salinus.
TCTCGGCGGTCATGCCCATCTGGAGCTCGACCATGTTGTACAGCTCCTGGAACGCCGGGTGGAAGTTCCGGCTCTCCATCCCGCCGCCCATCGGCACGCGGGTCATGTGCTCGAAGCCGCCCGCGATGATGCAGTCGCGGTTGCCCGCCGCGATGGCATCAGAGGCGGAGATGACCGCCTGCATCGAGGAGGCACACCAGCGGTTGATGGTCGTCGCGGGCACACTCTCGCCGAGTTCGGACATCAGGGCGATGATGCGGGCGACGTTGTTGTCCTGCTCGCCGCGCTGCTGGGCGCAGCCCCACATCAGGTCGTCGACGTCCGCGCCGGAGAGGTCGTTCTCGGCGAGGATCTCGTCGATGAGGGGGACGGAGAGGTCCTCGCCGCGGGTGTTCTCGTAGACGCCACCCTGGCGACCCTGGGGTGTCCGGTACGCTGCCGCGATGACGGGCGTGTGTCCTGGCATACCTGTAGCGTGGGCAGGCACCACCTTAAATCACGGCTGAACGGGCAGTAATCGTGCCGGGAGTTTATTCGACCCGTCAACGAGCGGCCGGAATCGTTCCAGCCACCCGACACCGAGTCGGAATCCGACGGTCCTCCCGGTGAACGGAACCCAAAAAGGGTTTAGGCACGCTCTCGCTGGAAGCGAGTAATGACCGACGACCCCACGCCGCCCTCCAGCCGTCCGGCGGACGCGGTCCGCACCGACGGCGGGTCGTCGTCCCCCTCGACGGACGACCGGGACGAGGCCGACGGCCGCGACGGGCCAGCGGAACACGACGAGGTCGACGAGCCCACAGGAGAGGACGAGACACCGGGTGAGAGCGCCGACGAGCGGACGGACGACGACGAGTGGGACGAGTGGACCGCCGGGACGGTGAGCGAGGACACGCCCACCGACGAGCCCGACGACGAGCAGCCGACGGGCGACGACGCAGCGACCGACGACCCCGAACCGGACGAGCTCGCGGGCAACGACGACTACCCGTGGTCGTCGAGCAACCGCACGCTCGGCGCGCTCGTGCTCGTCGCCGTGGCCGGCCTCGCCGCGCGGCTGGTGTGGCTCGGCGAGCGGCTCGTCCACCAGGACGAGGGTCGGGTCGCCTACTGGGTGGTCCGCTATCTCGAGACCGGCGCGTACGAGTACCGCCCCATCGTCCACGGCCCGTTCCTCTTCCACGTCGACAGGTACGTCTTCCAGCTGCTCGGGCCGTCGGACTTCAGCGCGCGGCTTCCGGTCGCCATCCTCGGTGCCATCCTGCCGCTCGCGGCGTGGCTCTACCGGAAGCACCTGCGGGACACCGAGGTCGTCGCACTCGGGCTGTTCCTCGCGTTCAACCCGGTCCTGCTGTACTACTCGCGGTTCATGCGCTCGGACATCCCGCTGGTCGTGTTCGTCGCGTTCACCGTCGGGTTCTTCCTGCGGTACTACGACGAGCGCCAGCGTCGGTACCTCGCCGCCGGGGTGGCGACGCTCGCGCTCGCGATGACGACGAAGGAGAACGCGCTGCTCTACCCGGTCTGCTGGCTCGGGGCGGCCGCGCTCCTGCTCGACCACCGGCTGTTTCGTGCGCCGGTGACCGACGACCTGACGGTCTGGGGCGTCCTCGTCGACTACCTCGACTGGGTGCTGCCGTTCGACCTTCGCGGGTCGTGGAACACGCTCACGGCGGGGAACGTGAACGGGCTCGTCGACCGCCACATCGACTGGTGGCGGACGGGCTGGACCGCCGTCGCGGTCGCGGTCGGCCTCGTCGTCGAGTTCTTCGCCATCATCGTGCTGTTCTACGCGCCCCGCGGCGGCGGCTACACGAAGCAACACGCCGCAGGTTGGCCCGGTCCGGAACAGGCCGGCCAGAACATCGGGCTGTGGAACTCGCTCGGCCAGCTCGCCGGCGGCGACCCCGACATGTTCGTCGCGGTCGTCCGGGAGGCCATCGTCGGCTCGTGGGAGGAGTTCACCGGCCAGTGGGCGAGCGACCACGGCAACTCCTACCTCTCGTTCTTCGAGCACTACGTGAACGTGCTCGAAGCGGCGGCGCTCGTGCTCTGTGCGTTCGCCGTCATCGGGTTCGTCGTCGACCGCTACAGCAGCGACGGCCCCCGCGACCTCGTCGCACTCGCGTCGTACTGGGGCTTCGTCAGCGTGCTCGGCTACCCCATCGCGACGGACATCCGCGCGGGCTGGGCGACGACCCACGCCATCATCGCGCTCGCCATCCCGGCGGCGGTCGGCCTCGCCATCGTCTTCCGCTGGGGCATCGAGTCGTTCACCGACGACGACCCCGTCGGCGTCGCGCTGACGGTCGTCGTCCTCCTGCTCGTCTCCGGGCAGGTCGCCACGACGGCGGTCGGGCTGGTGTACGTGAACGACCAGGACCCCGACAACATGCTCGTGCAGTACGCCCAGTCCTCCAGCACGGACCTGAAGGACAGCCTGCAGGAGGTCGAGCGCATCGGCCGCGAGCAGGGTGGCCCCGACGACGTGGACGTGCTGTTCTACGGCAACGAGTACTACACGTCGAACCTGAGCGACGACTTCCAGCCACCGGCCTCCAGTGGCTACTACGAACGCCGGACGCTGATGTGGTACATGGAGATGTACCAGTACCGCGCGAACCAGACCGACGGGGAGAGTTTCGTCTACGACACGGCCATCACGCTCCGGCAGGTCAACCGGACGAACGCACCGGTCGTCGTCGCCATCGGGAACGGCTCCAACGGCGATGACGCGGAGGACATCCACCGGTGGCTCATCGAGGAGGGGTACGAGCCACGCGAGTTCCAGCGCTTCGCGACGGTCAACCGGACGGACGAGGGGCTCGGACCGGGGACGCCGTTCATGATCTACGTCAACGAGTCGGCGCTGTCCGAACCGGCAGACGTGCCGGCACCCGAGCAGTCGAACGCGGTGGGACCCGTCTCGACGGCACCCACCGACCGGCTGCAGACGGCGGCCCGGACCGTCGCCGTGGACGACTGGCTCCGACGCGCGGCGCGACCGGCCCGAGCGCGCGGGTCGCCTGTTCTCGGCGCGTAATCGGTGCTCCGACGGCCTTAAGCGGCCGTGGCGTCAACCTCTGGAAGAATGAGTAACGCGGCGCTATCGGTCGTCGAGTTCCTGTTGACCGCCGACGTCTACACCGAGAACCGCGAGCTGGACGAGAACGACCTCCCGCCGCGGTTCCGACGCGTGTTCTACGCCGACGGCGAGGTCGAGCGACCGCTCACGGTGACGAACAAGACGGCCCGGGCGGCGACGAGTATCGACCACCCCTGGGACGCGGTCTCCGAACTCCTCTTCACCGACCGCGACGAGTTCTCCGGGAAACTGACGCTCACCCAGCCCGAGATGGCCGAGAACTGGTTCCTCGAACGGGTGGACGCCGGGGTGATACGCCGGAACCCCACCCTCGCCTGGGAGTTCGCCGACGAGTTCGACGGGGTCACCTACGAGGAGGCCCGGGAGGCCAACCGCCCCATCCAGGCCGACCGCGTCTGGATCGACTCGCTGCTCGACGAGATGTTCGAGGACGAGGAGGACGAGGAGATGCTCGACCTCGTCGACATCCGCGCGCCCGAGGAGATCGACCAGACGCTCGACGACATCGTGCTCACCGAGGAGCAGGAGGGCGAGATTCAGAAGGTCGTCAAGGCCATCGAGCACCGCGAGTACCTCGCCGAGATCGGCCTGCGCGAGATCGGCAAGCTGCTGTTCGTCGGCCCGCCGGGCACCGGGAAGACCTCCGCCGCGAAGGGGCTGGCGTACAAGCTCGACCTGCCGTTCGTCGAGGTGAAGCTCTCGATGATCACGAGCCAGTACCTCGGCGAGACGGCCAAGAACGTCGAGAAGACGTTCGAGGTGGCAAAGCGGCTCTCGCCGTGTATCCTGTTCATGGACGAGTTCGACTTCGTCGCCAAGACCCGCGGTGGCGACGAACACAACGCCATCAAGCGCGCCGTCAACACCCTGCTGAAGAGCATCGACGACATCTCGCTCATCCAGGACGACGTGCTGCTCATCGGTGCGACGAACCACCCCGACCAGCTCGACGCCGCGGCCTGGCGGCGCTTCGACGAGATCGTCAACTTCCCCAAACCCGACCACGGGATGCGTTCGGACATCCTCCGCATCATCACCCGCGCGATGGACATCGAGGAGTTCGACCCCGACGCCATCGCCGACATCACCGAGGGCCTCACCGGGAGCGACCTCCGGCTGGTCATGCGCGAGGCCGTCCTCGACGCGCTCACCGAGGAGCGCACGACGCTGACCCAGCAGGACCTCGAGGCCGCCGTCGCCGACTTCGAGGAGCGGGACAATCTCAAGAACATGGACATGATCGAGGGCGACCACGACGCCCTGGTCGCGGGCGGCGACATCGCGGGCGACGGGTCGGGGCACGACAGCGACGAACACGATCACGATCACGGTCACGACGACTGAGACGACGACCCCCAACCCGCGCCTTTTTCGCCCCCCAACCCAAAGCCGGAGACGATGCTGGTCACGCTGCTCGGAACGGGCGACACGACGGGGACGCCGACGCCCGGCTGTGACTGCGACACCTGCCAGGCGGCCGTCGAACGCGGCGTCGAGCGCACCCGGTTCTCGGTCCACGTCCACAACGAGCGCACCGGGGAGTCCCTGCTCGTCGACTGCAGCCCCGACTTCCGCTACCAGTTCCTCAAGAACGACGCACCCCTGCCGGACGCCGCCGTCGTCACCCACATCCACTTCGACCACCTCGACGGCCTCGGCAACGCCTACCGGCTGCTCGACGGCCTGCAGGTGCACGCGGCGAACGAGACCGACCCGGAGACGGGCGAGAGCGTCGCCGACACCGTCGACCGGAAGTACGACTACCTC
Coding sequences within:
- a CDS encoding flippase activity-associated protein Agl23 → MTDDPTPPSSRPADAVRTDGGSSSPSTDDRDEADGRDGPAEHDEVDEPTGEDETPGESADERTDDDEWDEWTAGTVSEDTPTDEPDDEQPTGDDAATDDPEPDELAGNDDYPWSSSNRTLGALVLVAVAGLAARLVWLGERLVHQDEGRVAYWVVRYLETGAYEYRPIVHGPFLFHVDRYVFQLLGPSDFSARLPVAILGAILPLAAWLYRKHLRDTEVVALGLFLAFNPVLLYYSRFMRSDIPLVVFVAFTVGFFLRYYDERQRRYLAAGVATLALAMTTKENALLYPVCWLGAAALLLDHRLFRAPVTDDLTVWGVLVDYLDWVLPFDLRGSWNTLTAGNVNGLVDRHIDWWRTGWTAVAVAVGLVVEFFAIIVLFYAPRGGGYTKQHAAGWPGPEQAGQNIGLWNSLGQLAGGDPDMFVAVVREAIVGSWEEFTGQWASDHGNSYLSFFEHYVNVLEAAALVLCAFAVIGFVVDRYSSDGPRDLVALASYWGFVSVLGYPIATDIRAGWATTHAIIALAIPAAVGLAIVFRWGIESFTDDDPVGVALTVVVLLLVSGQVATTAVGLVYVNDQDPDNMLVQYAQSSSTDLKDSLQEVERIGREQGGPDDVDVLFYGNEYYTSNLSDDFQPPASSGYYERRTLMWYMEMYQYRANQTDGESFVYDTAITLRQVNRTNAPVVVAIGNGSNGDDAEDIHRWLIEEGYEPREFQRFATVNRTDEGLGPGTPFMIYVNESALSEPADVPAPEQSNAVGPVSTAPTDRLQTAARTVAVDDWLRRAARPARARGSPVLGA
- a CDS encoding ATP-binding protein; the encoded protein is MSNAALSVVEFLLTADVYTENRELDENDLPPRFRRVFYADGEVERPLTVTNKTARAATSIDHPWDAVSELLFTDRDEFSGKLTLTQPEMAENWFLERVDAGVIRRNPTLAWEFADEFDGVTYEEAREANRPIQADRVWIDSLLDEMFEDEEDEEMLDLVDIRAPEEIDQTLDDIVLTEEQEGEIQKVVKAIEHREYLAEIGLREIGKLLFVGPPGTGKTSAAKGLAYKLDLPFVEVKLSMITSQYLGETAKNVEKTFEVAKRLSPCILFMDEFDFVAKTRGGDEHNAIKRAVNTLLKSIDDISLIQDDVLLIGATNHPDQLDAAAWRRFDEIVNFPKPDHGMRSDILRIITRAMDIEEFDPDAIADITEGLTGSDLRLVMREAVLDALTEERTTLTQQDLEAAVADFEERDNLKNMDMIEGDHDALVAGGDIAGDGSGHDSDEHDHDHGHDD